CGGCCAGCGCCACCCGGCTCATCAGTGCATTGGTGCTGCGCGTGAGCAGACGGAAACCGGACTTGTCCTGGTGCTGCTTCACCTCAGCATGGACGTAGCGCGCGCCCGCCGTGGCCGTGGTCGGCGGCAACGCCTTCGAAGGCGGCTTGACCATTGCCGCCGGCGGCGAGCAGGCGCCCAGCACCAAACCCGACACCGCCAGTGCAACCGTCGTCATGAAACGCCGCATGTCCACACCGCCTGTCTGCTGTAACCCGCGACCCACCTTGGTCCGACTTCGAGGCCGGCGTATTGCCACACTCTGCGCAGACCGCCGTGAACGCGACGCGACCGGCCCGCGGCTGCGACCCGGACTCGTTCGCCCCGAGCCTCCTGAAGGGCGTTGCCGAGATCCCGGACCCATACGTGCGCCGCGTCACCCCATCAGCGCCCGCCGCTCCGGACAGGAGTTGCCCTCACAGCGCCACGGCGAACTTCACCATGACCTGGCCTGCCTTGTAGCTGCGATTGAACTGGTAGTCGTAGGTGCCGGCCAGCGACCAGCGGTTGCCGCCGGCGATCAGCAAGCCCGCGCCCAGCTCGGCCAGATCGCGGCCCGGCTTGACCCCGGTGGCGGTGAACGACGGCCCGCCGCTGGCGAACTGCGCGGTCTCGCTCACGCTGCGGCCGCTGAACGAATGCAGCCAGTTGGCATGCATCTCGGGGCGCACGGTCAGGTCGCCGGAGGTGGCCAGGTCGCGGGAGAATTTCACGCCCAGGCCGGACTGCAGGAAATGGTACGTCTGCGCATCGACCGCCAGGTTGACCGAGTTGCCGCCGAACTCGCGGTAGCCGGGCATCTTCATGCGGGTGTACTGCACGGTGGCCGTCGGCGTGATCACGCTGCGTCCATCGCCCACGTAGAAGTGATATCCGGTGGCACCGAACGCGGTGTACTGGTGACCGCTGTAGTCGGCGCGCGCCGTCTCGTCGATCCCCGGGAACGCGACCCGGCGCGAGCTGGAATAATCATCCAGTCCATAGACCAGAGCTCCGTTGACGAACCACGATCCCGGCGCATAACCCAGATAGGCAGTGGCCTGGTAGGAGCGGATATGGCCGCGGCTGGCCGAGTCGAGGCCGTCGAGCGTGGAGCGGGCGTACCTGACGCCGACACCGGCCGTGGTGGCCGGGCTCAGCGGGAAGTCCACCGCGAGCATCGCGCCTTGGCTGTTGTCGGTATAGCCCTCGTAGCCCTGCCTCCCGCGTTGCGTGCCTGCATAGCCGAACGCCGCGCCCCACACCTGCGGGCGCCGCGTGTCGGACTGGCACGCCGCGGCGTCATCCCGGCGTGGCCGGTTCCGCTCGTCGGTTGGGTCGCGCTGGTCGCACGCCGGCCGGATGGCTTCCATATGCTCGGCCCACAGCCCCTGGAACTGCTGGGTGACGCGGTAGCTCGCCTGCGGCGAGGCGAGGCTGACGGCACCTGGCTGGAGCTGCGCCAGCGCATCGGCAACGCCGGCGGCATCCGGCAGCAGTGTGATCGCCGTCAGCAGCGGTACGGTAGCCGGCGTCAATGGCAGCGCGTCGACGATCGGCGCAATCACCGGGGCCGTGGGATTGCTTACAGGGGCTACCACCGTCGCCAGCGGAATCTGCGTCGCAATGATCTGCACCTGGCCATTCGTGGTGGGAGCGGCCGAAAACAGGTAGCGCGTGGTGTTGCTGGTCGCGGTCACCGTGCTGCCACTGGTGCCGCTGGTGGCATCGACGATGTTGAAAATGCTGCCCACCGGGATCGGCCCGGTGACCGTCACGTTGACCTGCAGCGCGTTGCCGATGGTGGCCGCGCCGACCGGCACGATCTTGCCGTATAGCGTGGGGCTGAAGATCGTGGTGTTGATGGTGCCGGCCACCGGAATCTTGAAGGCGCCTGCCACATTGAGCGTGTTGGTATCGAGCGTGTAGGCCGCGGCATTCGCCTGACCGGTGATCAGTGCGTTGCCGCCGACCACGTTGATCTGTTTGAGCCCGCTGGCGGCACCCACGGCACCATCCACAATGCTGTCGGCATGCAGCGTCAGCGTGCCGGTACCGGCCCCCGCCGTATTGGTGATCGCGGCCTTGACGGTCTGGCCCGCGGCGACATTGATGAAGCCGTCGCCGGCAAAATCCATCGTCGAGCCGGTGTTGCTGGTGAAGCCGCCGTTGAAATTGACCGTGCCGGTGCCGGCCAGCGAGAACGTGGTCGCGTAGACCGGGCCGTTGAAGCTGACCGTGTTGGCGTTGCTGCCGGCGGAAATGCCGAGGAAGGTGCTGCCGGTCGCGCCGACGAAGCCGGTCACCGTGGAACTGCCGGTGAACAGGATGCTCGCCGTATTGGCCGCGTCGGTGGTGATCGCGCCGCCGGGGTCATTGCCGGTGTTGATGTCCTGGTTGCCGACAGTCAGCAGACCAGGGCCTTGCGTATCGACGCCGCTGGCCACGCCCACCGGGCTGACCACGCCGGGCAGCACGACGACTTCACGGGCCACGGTCATCGGCAGCCAGGCCAGCATGGTCGTGCCGAGGAGGGGAATCAGTAGAGTTTTTTTCACGGGGAGTGTCCTGCAGGATGGATGAACGAAGCTTGCGGCGGTGCCTGGCCCACTGGGTCAGCAGGTGCTCGAAACGCTCGTCAGTCCCCGTTTGGCGTATCACCCCGGAGGTAAACGTGTGGAACCACGCACTCGACATCTTTCACCGCCGAATCGGCGATGTTTCCGTGCAGATGGTTTTCTGCATGACCGGATGGAAAGGCATGTCCGACGGATGCCGCCGCACGCGTGTTTCGGTGGCTCGCGTGAAGGTCTGGTGTCGGGTGGGGCACGATGCGAAGAACGCCAGGGTCTGCCCGGCTGCATTCATCGCGATCATGTGGGGAGGGATGTGGGTGCAACGGAGCGCAGTACGCACGAGACGGCGTGATGCGGGCGTGCATGGGCTAAATCGCACCATCGTTCGTCTTCGGCACGCAACGTTGCCGCGCACTGCGCGACCGTCGAAGCAGTTCAGGGAGCACGGGAAGGCCGTTCGCCGTGAGCCTGTCGAAGGAAGAACAGACTGCCGGCCGCCGACCAGGCAT
This window of the Rhodanobacter soli genome carries:
- a CDS encoding autotransporter domain-containing protein; this translates as MKKTLLIPLLGTTMLAWLPMTVAREVVVLPGVVSPVGVASGVDTQGPGLLTVGNQDINTGNDPGGAITTDAANTASILFTGSSTVTGFVGATGSTFLGISAGSNANTVSFNGPVYATTFSLAGTGTVNFNGGFTSNTGSTMDFAGDGFINVAAGQTVKAAITNTAGAGTGTLTLHADSIVDGAVGAASGLKQINVVGGNALITGQANAAAYTLDTNTLNVAGAFKIPVAGTINTTIFSPTLYGKIVPVGAATIGNALQVNVTVTGPIPVGSIFNIVDATSGTSGSTVTATSNTTRYLFSAAPTTNGQVQIIATQIPLATVVAPVSNPTAPVIAPIVDALPLTPATVPLLTAITLLPDAAGVADALAQLQPGAVSLASPQASYRVTQQFQGLWAEHMEAIRPACDQRDPTDERNRPRRDDAAACQSDTRRPQVWGAAFGYAGTQRGRQGYEGYTDNSQGAMLAVDFPLSPATTAGVGVRYARSTLDGLDSASRGHIRSYQATAYLGYAPGSWFVNGALVYGLDDYSSSRRVAFPGIDETARADYSGHQYTAFGATGYHFYVGDGRSVITPTATVQYTRMKMPGYREFGGNSVNLAVDAQTYHFLQSGLGVKFSRDLATSGDLTVRPEMHANWLHSFSGRSVSETAQFASGGPSFTATGVKPGRDLAELGAGLLIAGGNRWSLAGTYDYQFNRSYKAGQVMVKFAVAL